A segment of the Halococcus agarilyticus genome:
GTGCGCGATCCCGACGGTCACTATCTGACCTTCGTGTAGCGTCGACGCGAGGCAGGCAGTCGAGGGCCGCGAAGCCGTCAGTCCAGCCGGTCGGTGTCGATCGTGACGCCGGGCGGCGTGACCAGGAGGAATCGCCGGAAGTGGATGAGTTCGCCGCCCATCTCGCGGATGTCGGGCGCGAACCCGGCCGCGAGGCGCTTCATGTCGCCCTCGACGGCGAGCACGAGCACCGCGCCGCCGTCGACTTCCGCGACCCACTCCTCGTCGGGCGTCCGGCCGTCGAGCACCCCGAGGACCACTCGACCGGTGCCGTCGGCGTCCTCCACGTCCATCTCGGATTCGATCGTCTGGAGATCCAGATCGAACTCGCTCATACCGGGTCTCAGCGCGGTCGAAGAAAACGCTTCCGTCAGTCGTCGGCCGGCTCCGCCCGCGGGGCGTCGGGCGTCCGGGCGGCCTGCCGGGAGAAGTACGTCGCCAGCGCGGGGCCGGTGACGTTGTGCCAGACGCTGAACAGCGCAGGCGGGAGCGCGGCGAGCGGGCTGAAGTACGCCGTCGCGAGCGCGACCGCGAGACCGCTGTTCTGGAGAGCGACCTCGAAGGTACACGCCCGGACCCGTTCGGGGCTCATTCCGCTCGCGCGCCCGACGCCGTAGCCAGCCCCCAGGCCGA
Coding sequences within it:
- a CDS encoding DUF5779 family protein — translated: MSEFDLDLQTIESEMDVEDADGTGRVVLGVLDGRTPDEEWVAEVDGGAVLVLAVEGDMKRLAAGFAPDIREMGGELIHFRRFLLVTPPGVTIDTDRLD